The genomic interval AAATTATATGAAGTACTAGAAAAAACTCTAGACTATCTAAATAATTCTGATAACACTAGAAAAAATTATCTTCTACTCCTGTATTTTCTATATATAGTTATTAAAGAAGAAGGAATTTCAATAGAAGGTGATATTGATGAGCTACAGTTTGAGATACCAGAGCAAAAGAAAATCGACTTAGATAAAACTAGTAGAAAGATATTGGAATATCTTTTTGAAGAGAAATTAAAAATTGTTATAAATGATGAAAATTTTGAACTTAATTCAGTGAAAAAAGCTATATTGGTATTAGAAAATTATATAAATTTTAATTTGGATACCAATATAAATGCTAAAAAAATGCTATGGGGGGCTTTATTATGGTAAATTCTATAAAAATAACTGACTATATCACAGAAGATTTAATAGATTTAGATCTAAAATCAAAGAATAGAGATGAAATTTTAGTAGAGTTATCAAAATTATTAGAAAAATCAGACAATATTGTAGGTAAAGAAAATGACATTCTTAAAGCTTTAGTTGACAGAGAAAAATTAGGAAGCACTGGAATAGGTAAAGGTGTTGCTATTCCTCATGCTAAGACTGAAAGTGCAAAAAGTCTTACTGTTGGCTTTGGAGTTAGTAGAGAAGGAATAGATTTTAATTCTTTAGACGAAGAAGATGTACATCTATTTTTTGTATTTGCTTCTCCTAGTAAAGATAGTCATATATATTTAAAGGTTTTAGCTAGAATTTCAAGGCTTATAAGAGAAGAAGATTTCAGAGATGCCTTATTTAACTGTAAAACAGCAAAAGAAATTATTGAATGTATAAAAGAGAAAGAAGAGTAGGAGGTTTTTATAAGAAATGAAGTGTCCTTTTTGTAGTTCAGAAGATACAAAAGTTGTTGACAGCAGAACGATGATAGATGGCTCTACAAAGAGAAGAAGGGAATGTAATCATTGCCTTAAAAGATTTAGTACCTATGAAAGATTTGAAGAAAGTCAAATATATGTGGTAAAAAAAGATAACAGACGTGTTAAATACGATAGAGAGAAACTTTTAAGAGGACTTACTTTCGCAACTGTAAAAAGAAATATAAGTCGAGAAGAACTAGACAAAATAATTTCTGACATAGAAAGAGGACTACAAAACTCTTTAGTCAGTGAAATCAGTAGTAAGGAATTAGGAGAAAAGGTTCTAGAAAAATTGAGAGATTTAGATCAAGTTGCCTATGTTAGATTTGCCTCTGTATATAAAGAATTTGATGACATTAAGTCTTTTATAGAAATTGTTGAACAAATAAAAAAAGATTAAAGGAGAAATTTTATAATAATGAAAATTATTTTTATGGGTACACCTACATTTGCTCTTCCAAGTTTGGAGAAGTTAAATGCAAGGTATGAACTTTTATCAGTATTTACAAAAATTGATAAAGTCAATGCTAGAGGAAATAAAATAATTTATTCCCCAATAAAAGATTTTGCCCTAGCTAATAATTTAAAAATTTATCAACCTGAAAATTTTAAAGATAATGCTTTAATAGATGAAATCAGAGCTATGGAGCCTGATTTAATAGTTGTTGTAGCCTATGGAAAAATTTTACCTAAAGAAGTTTTAGATATTCCAAAATATGGAGTTATCAATTTACACTCTTCACTATTACCTAGATTTAGAGGAGCTGCTCCTATCAATGCAGCAATAATACATGGAGATAGTAAAAGTGGAGTATCTATAATGTATGTTGAGGAAGAATTAGATGCTGGTCCTGTTATACTTCAAAAGGAAACAGAAATTTCAGATGAGGATACTTTCTTAACTCTACATGATAGACTAAAGGATATGGGTGCAGATTTACTTGTTGAGGCTATTGAACTTATAAAAGATAATAAAGTTGAGCCTAAAGTTCAAGATAAGAATTTAGTTACTTTTGTAAAACCTTTTAAAAAGGAAGATTGCAAAATAGATTGGACTAAAACAAGTAGAGAAATATTTAATTTTATAAGAGGTATGAATCCTGCTCCAACTGCTTTTTCTATGCTTGATAAGTCAATTATAAAGATATATGAAACAATAATCTATGATAAGACTTATGATAATGCAAGTTGTGGAGAGGTTGTTGAATATATAAAAGGTAAGGGACCTGTTGTAAAAACAGCTGATAGTAGCCTTATAATAAGTTCTGCTAAGCCAGAAAATAAGAAACAAATATCTGGAGTAGACTTAATAAATGGAAAATTTTTAAAAATAGGTGAGAAACTATGTTAATGGATGGAAAAGACTTAGCTAAAGATATTAAAATAAAGCTAAAAAATGAAATAGATGATATCAAAAGAATTTATGGTGTTACTCCTGCTGTTGCTTCTATATTAGTTGGAGATGACCCTGCTTCTCAAGTCTATGTTAATTCACAAATAAAATCATATCAAGATTTAGGGATAGCAGTTCATAAATACTCTTTTAGTAAAGAAATATCTGAGGCTTATCTTTTAAACTTAATTGATAAATTAAATAAAGATACTGAGGTTGATGGTATAATGATAAACTTACCTCTACCTCCTCAAATAAATGCTACAAAAGTATTGAATAGAATTAAATTAATAAAAGATGTTGATGGATTTAAGGCTGAAAATTTAGGTTTATTATTCCAAAACAGTGAGGATTTTATATCGCCTTCAACTCCAGCAGGTATAATGGCTTTAATAGAAGGTTATAAAATTGATTTAGAAGGTAAAGATGTAGTTGTTGTTGGAAGAAGTAACATAGTTGGGAAACCTGTTGCTGCTTTAGTTTTAAATAATCATGGAACTGTTACTATTTGTAATAGCCACACTAAAAATTTAGCAGAAAAAACTAAAAATGCTGATGTCTTGATTTCAGCTGTAGGAAAACCTAAATTTATCACAGAGGATATGGTAAAAGAAGGTGCTGTAGTTATTGATGTAGGTATAAATAGAGTTAATGGAAAATTAGAAGGAGATGTTGACTTTGAAAATGTTCAAAAGAAAACATCATATATTACTCCTGTGCCAGGTGGAGTTGGAGCTCTAACTGTGGCAATGTTGCTTTCAAATATATTAAAATCATTTAAAGCAAACAGAGGAATTATTTAATTAGGAGGAACGGTGGCTGTAAAATCAAAAGATAAGGACAATAAAGAATTTTATATCGTTGACAAGAGAATTTTACCTAAATCTATTCAAAACGTAATAAAGGTTAATGATTTAATATTAAAGACTAAAATGTCTAAATACAGTGCTATAAAGAAGGTTGGAATAAGTAGAAGTACTTATTATAAATATAAAGACTTTATAAAACCATTTTATGAAGGTGGAGAAGATAAAGTTTACAGCTTACATCTATCATTAAAAGATAGAGTTGGAATTTTATCTGATGTTTTAGATGTAATTGCTAAAGAAAAAATAAGCATATTGACAGTGGTTCAAAATATGGCAGTTGATGGAATAGCAAAATCAACTATACTTATCAAACTAACTCAAAGTATGTTAAAGAAAGTTGATAAAATTATATCTAAAATTGGTAAAGTAGAAGGTATTGCAGATATTAGAATATCAGGAAGTAATTAATAAAATATAAATAAGGAAGGTGTATGGCTAATTGGACACGTATCTTAATGTGTTAATATTGGTAATTTTAATTTTATTGTCAGGATTTTTTTCAGCATCGGAGACTGCATTGTCAGCTTATAGATCTAATTATTTAGAAAAATTAGATGAAGAAAAACATCCTAAAAGATATGCGGTATTGAAAAAATGGTTAAAGGATCCTAATTCTATGTTGACAGGGATAGTTATAGGAAATAATGTGGTTAATATCTTAGCTTCATCTTTAGCTACTGTTGTCATAGTAAATTATTTTGGAAATAAAGGTTCTTCTGTGGCTTTAGCTACAGCTATAATGACTATATTGATCTTAATTTTTGGAGAAATAAGTCCTAAACTTATGGCAAGAAATAATAGTGCTAAGATAGCTGAAGGAGTTTCAGTTGTTATATATATTCTTTCTATTATTTTCACTCCTCTTGTCTACTGTTTGATATTTATATCAAGATTTGTTGGAAGAATATTAGGAGTTAATATGGAAAGTCCTCAACTTCTGATAACAGAAGAAGATATTATTTCTTATGTCAACGTTGGAAATGCTGAAGGTATCATTGAAGAAGATGAAAAAGAAATGATACACTCTATAGTTACTCTAGGTGAAACAAGTGCTAAAGAAGTTATGACACCTAGAACTTCGATGTTTTCACTTGAAGGCGAAAAAACAATAAATGAGATATGGGATGAGATAACTGAAAATGGTTTTTCAAGAATACCAGTTTATGAAGAAACTATAGATAATATCATTGGAATACTTTATGTAAAAGATTTAATGGAACATGTTAAAAATAATGAATTAGATATTCCTATTAAACAATTTGTAAGATCGGCATATTTTGTTCCTGAAACAAAATCTATAATAGAAATTTTAAAAGAATTTAGAACTTTAAAAGTTCATATTGCTATGGTTTTAGATGAATATGGTGGAGTTGTTGGACTTGTTACCATAGAAGATTTGATAGAAGAAATTGTTGGTGAAATTAGAGATGAATATGATGATGAAGAGGATAGTTTCTTTAAGAAAATAGCAGACAATGAATATGAAGTTGATGCTATGACAGACATAGAAACAATAAATAAAGAGCTAGAATTGGAATTACCTATTTCAGAAGATTATGAAAGTCTAGGAGGACTTATAGTTACAACTACAGGAAAAATTTGTGAAGTTGGAGATGAAGCCCAAATAGATAATATTTATTTAAAAGTTTTAGAAGTGGATAAAATGAGAGTTTCTAAAGTCTTTATAAAGATTTTAGAAGAAGAAAATAAAGAGGAAGAATGAAATTAAAAAAGAATTTTTATACTGGTTTACTTATGATATTACCAGTTGTAATAACATACTATATATTTAATTGGCTGTTCAATCTAGCATTTAGGATTATAAATAATACTATAATTATAAAAATTCTAAAAAGATTAGTTGATTTTGGTTTTGGAGAGAAAGCAGACACTTTCTATATGCAGGTATCAGTATATATAGCTGCTTTCTTAATAATATTCTTGTCTATAACTATGCTTGGCTATATGACAAAGGTAGTTTTTTTCTCAAAAATCATAAGAAGAGCAATAAATATACTAGAAAGAATTCCAATTATAAAAACTGTATACTCGACATCTAAGCAAATTATAGGTATTGTGTATTCAGACAATGGAGAAAGTGTATATAAAAAAGTGGTAGCTGTCGAATTTCCCAGAAAAGGACTCTATGCTATAGGTTTCTTGACAGCTGATAAAAATACAGCTTTAAAAGAAATCTTACCTGATAAAGAAATAGTAAATGTCTTTGTTCCAACAGCACCTAACCCAACTTCAGGTTTCTTATTGTGTCTTCCTAAAGAGGAAGTATACTATTTGAATATGTCAGTTGAGTGGGCATTTAAACTTATAGTTTCAGGTGGTTATATTACAGAAGATGTAGTTAAACATAATGAGCAAAAAGCAGAGCAGAAAACAGAAGAAAATAACTAAAAAGGAGCTATAGCTATGAAAAAGATGATGACAATAGTTATATTAAGTTTTTTATTTTTAGCTTGTTTTAACAGTCAGAAAGAAAAAAATTATAATTTTATTAAGGGTTTGAATGAATATCAGAAGAACGATAAGGTTTCTGCCTTAGAGAACTATAAAAAAGCCTATGAAATGGATAAAAATAACATTGTTTTACTCAATGAAATAGCTTACCTGTATGTTGATTTAGGAAATTATGAAGAAGCTGAAATTTACTATAAAAAGGCTTTGGAAATAAAACCTAATGATGAAAATTCTTTAAAGAATTTACTACAATTACTATATTTTCAAGATAAGAGAATTGAAATGAAAAAATATATTCCTTTTATCATTGATAAAAATAGCTTTACCTATAATCTTAGTAATTTTAGAGTAGCAGTTTTAGAAAATGATGAAATGGAAGTAGAAAAATCTTTATTAAGAATAAGTTCAAATAATAAATTTTTAGAGGAGTATAAC from Fusobacterium pseudoperiodonticum carries:
- the fmt gene encoding methionyl-tRNA formyltransferase, whose protein sequence is MKIIFMGTPTFALPSLEKLNARYELLSVFTKIDKVNARGNKIIYSPIKDFALANNLKIYQPENFKDNALIDEIRAMEPDLIVVVAYGKILPKEVLDIPKYGVINLHSSLLPRFRGAAPINAAIIHGDSKSGVSIMYVEEELDAGPVILQKETEISDEDTFLTLHDRLKDMGADLLVEAIELIKDNKVEPKVQDKNLVTFVKPFKKEDCKIDWTKTSREIFNFIRGMNPAPTAFSMLDKSIIKIYETIIYDKTYDNASCGEVVEYIKGKGPVVKTADSSLIISSAKPENKKQISGVDLINGKFLKIGEKLC
- the recO gene encoding DNA repair protein RecO, producing MIFLRGKGIIISKKDVEEADRYIDIFMEDYGKVSTLIKGIRKSKKRDKTAVDILSLTDFQFYKKNDSLIISNFSTVKDYLAIKSDIDKINMAFYIFSILNQILVENGRNRKLYEVLEKTLDYLNNSDNTRKNYLLLLYFLYIVIKEEGISIEGDIDELQFEIPEQKKIDLDKTSRKILEYLFEEKLKIVINDENFELNSVKKAILVLENYINFNLDTNINAKKMLWGALLW
- a CDS encoding hemolysin family protein, whose product is MDTYLNVLILVILILLSGFFSASETALSAYRSNYLEKLDEEKHPKRYAVLKKWLKDPNSMLTGIVIGNNVVNILASSLATVVIVNYFGNKGSSVALATAIMTILILIFGEISPKLMARNNSAKIAEGVSVVIYILSIIFTPLVYCLIFISRFVGRILGVNMESPQLLITEEDIISYVNVGNAEGIIEEDEKEMIHSIVTLGETSAKEVMTPRTSMFSLEGEKTINEIWDEITENGFSRIPVYEETIDNIIGILYVKDLMEHVKNNELDIPIKQFVRSAYFVPETKSIIEILKEFRTLKVHIAMVLDEYGGVVGLVTIEDLIEEIVGEIRDEYDDEEDSFFKKIADNEYEVDAMTDIETINKELELELPISEDYESLGGLIVTTTGKICEVGDEAQIDNIYLKVLEVDKMRVSKVFIKILEEENKEEE
- a CDS encoding ACT domain-containing protein, translating into MAVKSKDKDNKEFYIVDKRILPKSIQNVIKVNDLILKTKMSKYSAIKKVGISRSTYYKYKDFIKPFYEGGEDKVYSLHLSLKDRVGILSDVLDVIAKEKISILTVVQNMAVDGIAKSTILIKLTQSMLKKVDKIISKIGKVEGIADIRISGSN
- the nrdR gene encoding transcriptional regulator NrdR, which codes for MKCPFCSSEDTKVVDSRTMIDGSTKRRRECNHCLKRFSTYERFEESQIYVVKKDNRRVKYDREKLLRGLTFATVKRNISREELDKIISDIERGLQNSLVSEISSKELGEKVLEKLRDLDQVAYVRFASVYKEFDDIKSFIEIVEQIKKD
- a CDS encoding tetratricopeptide repeat protein; this translates as MKKMMTIVILSFLFLACFNSQKEKNYNFIKGLNEYQKNDKVSALENYKKAYEMDKNNIVLLNEIAYLYVDLGNYEEAEIYYKKALEIKPNDENSLKNLLQLLYFQDKRIEMKKYIPFIIDKNSFTYNLSNFRVAVLENDEMEVEKSLLRISSNNKFLEEYNESFYTELASIAGLSKNTIKYSNIIFEKAYKKYANKEIVDTYANFLIEIKEYRKAEDILMKYIVNNENNLDEYALLKTLYTKENNKEKLENLKKILKNKI
- a CDS encoding bifunctional 5,10-methylenetetrahydrofolate dehydrogenase/5,10-methenyltetrahydrofolate cyclohydrolase, producing MLMDGKDLAKDIKIKLKNEIDDIKRIYGVTPAVASILVGDDPASQVYVNSQIKSYQDLGIAVHKYSFSKEISEAYLLNLIDKLNKDTEVDGIMINLPLPPQINATKVLNRIKLIKDVDGFKAENLGLLFQNSEDFISPSTPAGIMALIEGYKIDLEGKDVVVVGRSNIVGKPVAALVLNNHGTVTICNSHTKNLAEKTKNADVLISAVGKPKFITEDMVKEGAVVIDVGINRVNGKLEGDVDFENVQKKTSYITPVPGGVGALTVAMLLSNILKSFKANRGII
- a CDS encoding DUF502 domain-containing protein, whose translation is MKLKKNFYTGLLMILPVVITYYIFNWLFNLAFRIINNTIIIKILKRLVDFGFGEKADTFYMQVSVYIAAFLIIFLSITMLGYMTKVVFFSKIIRRAINILERIPIIKTVYSTSKQIIGIVYSDNGESVYKKVVAVEFPRKGLYAIGFLTADKNTALKEILPDKEIVNVFVPTAPNPTSGFLLCLPKEEVYYLNMSVEWAFKLIVSGGYITEDVVKHNEQKAEQKTEENN
- a CDS encoding PTS sugar transporter subunit IIA encodes the protein MVNSIKITDYITEDLIDLDLKSKNRDEILVELSKLLEKSDNIVGKENDILKALVDREKLGSTGIGKGVAIPHAKTESAKSLTVGFGVSREGIDFNSLDEEDVHLFFVFASPSKDSHIYLKVLARISRLIREEDFRDALFNCKTAKEIIECIKEKEE